The following nucleotide sequence is from Zea mays cultivar B73 chromosome 1, Zm-B73-REFERENCE-NAM-5.0, whole genome shotgun sequence.
AATTTCACAATTATATTATATTAAAAACAAGGCTTGTACTCGGTCTAGGGGAAAGATCACCTCCAATCGTTGCCCCGACTAATTGCAAACTTCCCTTTTCCCATCTTTATTTACTGCTGAAAAAGATTGTTTCATTTTTCTGCGGTACTGCTTTAAGCTTCCGACCAAATGATGAAACAAGCAACTTCATCATATTTGCTACATGTTCTCAACATGTTTATGCACAACCCACAAGATGAAACGTCGACAGATGTAGAAATGAGATAACAGCTTGATTAGCTACATCGCGTGTAGAGAGAGTAACAATGGCGGTGTTCCAGCTCGTTCAAGGTTCACACAATTCCTTTTCGGCCGTCGAAGACTCGAAGGCAGGGAACTACAGGAAGGTTGTAAGAAAAAAAATTAGTAGAGTAACTGGAGACCAGGTTTAGAGGCATAAAAATAGAAAACACACGGCATTAGTTGATAAGATAACGAGTTATCAGAAAAGGCAATCAATGGGACATCTGACTATCTGAGTATCTGGCCACAACTCTATTTGCACTCCCTCCGTCCCAATATACTAGTCGTTTTAGGCTTTTTTTGTCCATATTCAAATTAATGACAATAAacctagacacatatataaaagaCGTATGAATCTATTAATATCTTAAAATGAATACTATTTTGGGATGAAGGAAGTATTTAAAAAGCTCAACTTTTGTTTGAAGTCCACATGCCAGACACATCTCACTACTCTGCGTTAGCTGCTCTTGACACATCTCACTACAAGGCAAATATGACCAATCTAAACCAAACCTTGAATAAATAAATCGGGTAGCAATTCTGTTATTCCAGCACCACCCCAACGAAACCTAGGTGGCATTATCAGAGCACTAGAACTATACACATAAATTGTTATGGGCCCAAAAATTGAATTGGATCTTGTAGGAGCGCATAATGAGATGTGCACCCACCCACACACGGAAAGGAGGAAATAAGTGATACAAACTCTACAAAGTCGCTTGTTTCATTTGGAAACAAGGAAGCAAACATATGCCCCAACAAACAAATTTCCacctaaagacttgttcggttaaGAGTGAATTGAGAGGGATTGGAAGTAATTCAATCCCTATGCAGTCGAACAGTGGCGTAGCTAGGGGATATGTCATGTATGCCCTGGCATACCTCACATGTtcagtgtgtgtatatatatgtaGAGAGAGGGAGAAATAAAAAAACTAAAAATGTCAACGTAGAAAGAATATTGCGCTAATTGTCTTGTAGCTTGTGATTTTTGTGTTTAAGCCTATGGCCTTAGGACTTATCTAACAAAGTCTCGGGATTTTTTGAAAAGATACCATTGAATACTAGACTGTTGGGTGTAGGTTTAAGTCAAGACATTGATTGTATCTTTTAGAAGGTCCTAGCTAAAAAAATTAGATAAATCTCCTTTTCATGTCTACACTACATTTTATAAACTATCATTATAGCTTTTCATCTATTTTTATACTCCAACGGTCCgaaaatataattcgttttagactAAATATACATTCATTAATTAATCTATGAATGTAGTTTGCGTGTATGTctacattcattcgaatgtggacGAAAAAAGGATAGAAAGTGTTGGAATGTGAACTGCTTGATCTATTGCATAGAGGAGGACTACAATATATAGAGAcacaggaaaccctaaccctaatgggccggcagcccaacagtggtgccggcccacatacactcacacacacagtctaacatccccccgcagtcgcaacgagggcaccacacacgatgagactggagtagatgccgaaggtaggagccgacgggttgaaatccccccgcagtcgcagcgTTGTGATGGTGCGGAAGTTGAGGCTGGAGTAGAGACCGGTGTGTGCTGCAAGAAGACGATAGCCCCTAGATgccgaggtagccgaagtcgaggtgATCGCTGTCGGGAGACGCGCAACAGAAGCCTGATCTTCATGAGGGGTCGACATTCGAGCGTCAACGATCGGCGGGGCGGTGCAACAAAAGAGCACCAGCAGGCCAAGAACCTTTTTGCTTCTTCGGTCGTCCGGTTGTCGAGGAGCCCCGCCAGGGAGGCCGGCGGCAGCGCACGCGTCTGCGCCGGTCAGGGTGTCCGCACCCGCGGCAGAATAGAAGGGGAATGAtggatccggccgggaaggccacGACAGCGACAAATCCAGCAGGGAAGACGCGATCCGGCCAAAGGGACGGCAGATCGAGCCAGGATGGTCGCAGCAACGGggatccggccgggaaggccgCAACAGCGACGGATCCAACGAAGGCGATGAAGGGGTGGGCAGCGGGGCGGGTCCAGCCGGGCAGGGGCTTGCGCCGGACCTGGCAAGGGGTGTTGACTGCACTGTGACGGGAGAAGTTCGAAGGGTGGCGCTACTTGGTGCTGCTGGTCGAGGTGATCGACACTAGGGAGAGAACGCCGGCGCGCGCCTGCATGCTCGTGGATCTAGCGACGCAGACACAGGGGCGCGCGGATCCGGTGGCGCGGCTTGGGAGGCCGGGGAAGGGGGGGCGCCCACGGCCAGTGAGGCGGCATGCGTGCAACCAGGGAAGGGGAGGGGCTGGCCGACATGAGGGAAGGGGCGGCCACGACGCCGGGCTGCAGggaaggggcgggggcggccgtggGGAGGGGAGGTCCAGCGGCTGGGAGATATGAGGGGGCGCTGGATGGAGGAGGAAGGAGGTCCCTGCGTCCATGGAGTTGGGAGGTCGCCGAACCTGGGCGCTCCCTGGCCAAGGGCTGGGAAGAGCAGGGGGAAGGCCGACGTTGAGGGAGGAGCTCGCAGGGGAGACGCCATGGACGGAGAACAAGAGCTCGGCTTAGGGCCTAGCGTGGCCGAGCAGAGCCGGAGGAAGCTGGGCGCCATGGGAGCTCCAAACCTTGGGGAAGATGGAGATGGGAGGTCGCGGCAGGCGGGCGTGCACCCAGCCCGCGCGTCCGCCCTCCGGAAGCTGGCCCTCCGCTGAGCTGCCGGCGCCGCTGCGCTCAGTCGCCGTGTCTCCAAGCGGGCTCGGGCGCAGCCATGGCACAGGCTCGTGGCTCCTCCGGCCGGGGGCGGCCCTGGCGCAGGCCCGTGGCCTCCGGCCAGGCGCGGTCCAGCGCGAGCGCGGCCTGGGGAAGGGGAGCCACCGGCGGGAGGGGAGAGGCGGGCGCTGCGCGCAGGGGCCGCGACGCGCAGGAAGGCCGCGGACGCCGAGCGCGAACGGCCGCCGTCAGGGGAGGCAGCGGGCGCGGGTGGGCATGTGCCGCCCCGGGAGGGAGGAGCCTCCCGGGGACGGCGGCGGGGAAGCCTGTGGGGTGGGAGGCGGCTGCTGGAAAACACTAAACCTAATCCTCTGATACCATGTTGGAATGTGAACTGCTTGATCTATTGCATAGAGGAGGATTACAATATATAGGGACACAGGAAAACCTAACCCTAATGGgtcggcagcccaacagtggtgccggcccacatACACTCACACACAGAGTCTAAcagaaagaactatattttgaGACGAATGGAGTATTATAGTTTGAGAATATTTTTAACTTGATTTTTAAATTTAAGACTTATCATTGTTTTTAACTTAATCTTTAAATATAAGAGTTATTGTGTAATTTAGTGTATGCATACCAAATAACGTTTAAATTTTAAACTATCACTGAATTATTAAATGGTTTGACCAAAATAATTTGATCGAATGTATATCTAAATTTTAGTTGGCATACCCTATACTAAAATCCTGGATACGCCACTGGAACCTAACAAGACCTAACTGAAACTGTTCTCTAAGCAAAATATACCTTATCAACTGAAACTGCCATAGATTATTTGTAAACCGTAGATGACCATTTATTAGCAATATCAAGATGAAAGATAACAGGTGATGCAGATCTTCATAATCAAAATACTATATTACCTCATCCACTGCTGTTGTCAAATCGTAGGCCTTCCCCATCCCCTAAAATTGGGCAAAGAAGTCCTGCAAGGTCCAACACAGTATTTAGATCAAGCAAACTAACATACAAAAAACAAATATCGTATCAAACTCTGCTAAAGAAAGGCCATCTTCCCAGTTGGAAGGTGACATGCACCCAACCCAAGCATACCAATTGTGTACATACATGAAAATCGTATCATAATATCATGTCTACAGGTCACATGCATCATTTCGGAGAGAATTTAATGTCGACGGTGACAAGTCAGATTCTCAAAATAATCTGTTTAACCTGTAGCAATTTTCCCCTAGATGGGATCATTTATCCTGATAGTAAATGACCTAAGAGAATCTAAAAAAAGCTCAATTCAGATTGATCACTCTAAGCAATAATAATTCCTATtaccttcagccagtgattctattGAGCCACTGAGTGCATAATATTACAGAATACCCAAATCAAGTTCAATTTGATTGGCCCCCCTTGCTGTGCCCCTTCATGACTAAATTCTCAAATATTTTGCATTTCTAGTTTACCACTGGAGAGATTGAAAAACCAAATTAATTTGTATAAACAATTGTTGAGCAAGCATATTGCATATAACTATCCGTAAGAACTAAACAATAGGGCTACTACAGTTCAAAAAGATAACTCGTACCAAAgcatggtttttaaagcggtatGGCGAGACAAGGTGTTGGACTGTCGTTTGGACGCCTAGGCGAGCAAGGCGCCTaggcgttggaccaccgcctGGACGGGGACGCATTTAAAACAGTGTACCAAAGTAAATTTCAGCAACCATAAGCATAGAAATGCTTAAGTACTACCAACAAAGAAATCACTTGAGTATAGGTAGAGTGTCTTCTTTCAGTAATAGTGTGATGCTACCAGCCCAGCCTCTTGTTCAGTAAATAGCGCAATACCACAAACAATAATCTCAAATCATTAGACCTCTTTCACCAGCACCGTAATCAGTAACTACACTGATCCTCAATACCTTACTCTCCCAGCGCAAAGTTAACATGTAATAAAATTGAAAGGTAAACTATATTTAGGACCCTCTAATGAACCTTCCTCGCGATGAAGTCATGCATATGAATATTTTACAGTCGCGTGGCGTCCCTTTAATTGCCATGTCAATTTTATTCACAATAAGAAATTCTCAGCATGTTCTCCCTTAGCAACCACGCTACATCCAGTCTACAGAAATGTCAAAACCAATCACCATCAACATCAAACAACGAGAAAGCCTCTAGAAAGAGCACAAGCCCCGTACGAAACTCCTACGATAACTTCACTGGAATCCACGGGTTTGACCCCCACCCcacccaaaaaaaaaaaaaacgcaGACAGAAATCAAACTCACTGGATACTTGTCTACACAATTTGCCATCCTGGACTAGGTTTACTGATAATATCCGATAAGCACAGACAAGGAACTGGTTCAACACAGTCAGGTTGCTGAAGAACTTGGGGTAGGTACCTGGAACCATTTGGCGGCGACGGCAAGCGCGGAGGTGAGGCGGCACCTCCTGGAGTCCTCGCAGGCGTGGAGCGACTGGAAGTCCGCAGCAGGGAGCTTGCGCGTGATCCACCCGATGTCGAGGTAGACGTAGCGCGGAGGCGGGGGTAGGTCGACCTTGATGCGGATGACGTTGAACCAGATGAGGAAGCGGCGGACCTGGATGCCCTGGAGGTCGGAGAGGGAGCCGTAGCGGAGCACCCCCGTGATGTGGGGCTCGAAGTAGGTGAGATACTCGAAGTGTACGTAGCAGGGCCCCGCGAGGTCGACGGTGAGGCTGCCGTTGCTGGCGAGCGAGAAGGCGGTGACGGTCGAGGGGAAGATGCCCGGGGGCAGGCCGTACTTCGGGAGGAGCTCGGCGAGGGTCGGCGGAGgcggtggaggaggaggaggaggaggaggaggaggaggaggaggaggagaggcGGGAGGGGTCGCGGGCTCCGCTGACGCCGTGGTGACGCCGGTGGCGAGGAGGAGAGGCAGGAGGAAGAGGAGAGCGAGACGCCGCATTGGGAAGAGACGGGAAGACAGCACGTTTTTTTTTCTCCGCTTCGGTGGGGCGTCATAACGTGTATAAGTATGGGTAGGCGGGGAGCCTGGGTAGGTGCCGGCAAATGGGCTTGCTGTGCGGGCCTGGGTTCCAATTCCACCTCCACGAGGTTTCAGAGTCAGGTCATGATCATTTTGTTTGCTTCACTATCAACGGGACCCCgccgtgctgttatcaagttgggCAACAACTAATATACAATGGACAACAACTAATACTAATATGTAAACAGTTATTAGATGCAAACGTACAAATTAACTTTTTAGTCCATTAGATCTGTATCCAACGGTAAATACAATTGTGTTTTGTTAAAGTTTCTTTTTATAAAGTTAAGTGGTGGAAGGGTTTAAATGCTAAATTTGATATACCGCTGGATCTCAAATCAAAATGTCTGATTGCATGCTTGCACCTAGTACATGCTTCCATATTAGTCGTTGCATATGCAATCAGGCATTATGTGCAAGTGTGTAAGTGAGGTTCCTGATTATTAGATTATGATCCAACCATGTatcacatttaacacttaaacccttccaccGTCACCTCGTGTAGATTTATAGAAAACTCAATAAcaaaccatgattatgttatagTTGGATCATGATCTAACAGATCAGAAACCTCGCTTGCATACTTGTACATAAGACCTGATTGTATATTAGTTGTTGCCACCAAGATGAACCAAACAAAATATGTAATCAACAATTTCCTTCCCATCCCTGTTAGATGTTACATACGTACAAACGTAGGTGAGAGAGCTCGTGTCCATTGGATCTGAATCGTATGATTGATATTAAAAATGATGACATGGACACACGTGATGCGAGTATTGTGTCCGCCTTCGGCTTTATTATATAGGAATACTACCTCCGTTTTTTTAATTATTTGACTTCGCACAGTTCAAATTATACCAATAAACGACATATAAAAACAAACGGAGGGAGTACAACCAAATAACACCAGAGACCGATATACCTCTGCTTCCGTGGGACTACAATATAAGTTTAAAATaaaagttagattat
It contains:
- the LOC100193820 gene encoding disheveled-associated activator of morphogenesis 2 — protein: MRRLALLFLLPLLLATGVTTASAEPATPPASPPPPPPPPPPPPPPPPPPTLAELLPKYGLPPGIFPSTVTAFSLASNGSLTVDLAGPCYVHFEYLTYFEPHITGVLRYGSLSDLQGIQVRRFLIWFNVIRIKVDLPPPPRYVYLDIGWITRKLPAADFQSLHACEDSRRCRLTSALAVAAKWFQDFFAQF